A genomic region of Catalinimonas niigatensis contains the following coding sequences:
- a CDS encoding ABC transporter ATP-binding protein, translating into MIEVSELSKDFNGKLAVDRVSFQIEEGQTMVLLGTSGCGKTTTMKMINRLIEPSSGQVFVGGKDVQKQVPEELRKNIGYVIQSIGLFPHYTVAQNIGLVPSLLRWSESKIKDRSEELMALIGLPLSLLNRLPHELSGGQQQRVGLARALAADPQLILMDEPFGALDPITKQQIQREFLTLETLRKKTMIIVTHDVFEAVTLGDHVCLMDRGRIQQQGTPYELIFRPANEFVHSFFNSQRFRLELQVVKLKDIAKLLKTSAPEEIPHPVQNISLPPNTSLLEALEELEKEDMEWLSISEVEYEKRPSKLLNREKLLHYFYQLKKELSQS; encoded by the coding sequence GGGTGAGCTTTCAAATTGAGGAAGGGCAAACCATGGTACTGCTGGGTACCAGTGGTTGTGGAAAAACCACGACCATGAAAATGATTAACCGCCTCATAGAACCAAGTAGCGGACAGGTATTTGTAGGAGGAAAAGATGTTCAGAAACAAGTGCCTGAAGAATTAAGAAAAAATATCGGCTATGTTATCCAGAGTATAGGCCTTTTTCCTCATTATACTGTTGCTCAAAATATAGGACTGGTTCCCTCATTGCTACGTTGGTCTGAAAGCAAGATTAAAGACAGAAGTGAAGAACTTATGGCATTAATCGGTTTACCACTAAGCTTATTGAACAGACTTCCTCATGAGTTGAGCGGAGGACAACAACAGAGAGTGGGTTTGGCGCGGGCACTGGCAGCAGATCCTCAATTGATATTGATGGATGAGCCTTTTGGAGCTTTGGACCCCATTACAAAGCAACAGATTCAACGGGAGTTTTTAACGTTGGAAACACTTAGAAAAAAAACCATGATCATTGTAACCCATGATGTCTTTGAGGCGGTGACACTGGGAGATCATGTATGTCTGATGGATAGAGGAAGGATACAACAGCAAGGCACACCTTATGAGCTTATCTTCAGGCCAGCCAACGAATTTGTACACAGCTTTTTTAATTCGCAACGTTTCCGTCTGGAATTGCAGGTAGTAAAACTGAAAGATATCGCTAAACTGCTGAAAACTTCTGCTCCTGAAGAAATACCTCATCCTGTACAAAATATTAGCCTCCCTCCGAATACCAGTTTACTGGAAGCCCTGGAAGAGTTAGAAAAAGAAGATATGGAATGGCTCAGCATTAGCGAAGTCGAATATGAAAAACGACCAAGCAAATTGCTCAACCGTGAAAAATTACTGCATTATTTTTATCAGCTTAAGAAAGAGTTAAGCCAATCCTAA